DNA from Felis catus isolate Fca126 chromosome B3, F.catus_Fca126_mat1.0, whole genome shotgun sequence:
TGGCAGCCGGCAGCCAGCCCTCACCGCCGGACAGAGTCCCGCCAGGCCCTCCTGCTCCTGCCGGAAATGGAAGTCGCTGTGACCTCCTCCCCATCGGCACCGTGTCTCCTctccttgctctgtttttctccacaGCACTCGGCACCATCAGATCTTGTGGGTCTCACGGTCTTCCCCTCCCACTCGGACGTAAATGCCACACAGGAAGGAATGTCCGTCTGTTTTAATCGGCGCTGTGTCCGTGCCCGGCATGAATGCATTCAGTGAAGAAGAAGAGGgtggtgaatgaatgagtgagtgaacgaGCGAGCGAATGAACGGGTGAGTGGGCGAGTGAATGGGACGGCAGGGAGGTTACCTGACCTCTGTGCGCCTCTGTCTCCTGGTGGGCAGTCCGGGGAGAACCTGGTGGGCAGTCCGGGGAGAACATCCGCCTTTCTGTGGGGAAACGGTGCTCTTACGTTGCTGATGAAAATACAGGGTTCTGTCCTCCGTGGAAGGCGATTTGGCAGTATCTGTGAAAACCATAGATGTATATACCTTTTGACCCAGCTGTTTTACTGGGGTTCACCCTGCATGTGTGCGCATACCCGTGAAAACTGCCATGTATGCGGGGTCATCCACTGCGACACGCACGTCTGTCAGTGCAGCCATATCATTGAATACTCTGCAGCTGTAGGAGGGAACGAGGACgctgtcctttttcctttttaaatttttttaatgtttatttttgagagagacagagcatgtgtgggggaggggcagagagagagggagacacggaatcggaagcgggctccaggctcccagctgtcagcacggagcccgacgtggggctcgaacccacaaaccgcgagatcgtgacctgagctgaagttggacgcttaaccgaccgagccacccaggctccccggaaGCTGTCTTTGTACCAgcacagacagatggacagacacgGTACTGAGCACATCCACATCGGCCTTGTCCGTGGACGCAGACGCTCTGGAGAAAGAAGCAGGAAGCTTAGTAACAGTGACTTGGGGACAGGTGCTCTGGAACGGAGGAGGGGGACGTGAGTAAGGCTTTCTCCGGCAGACTTTCGTGTGCACTGCGAATGTGTCACCTATTCAAACAAAGCAAAAGCTGAGCTTGCAGGGTAATTTTGAGGTGAAAGAGCGTGTGTGCAGAGCCCCTTCCTTACCGGTGCCCGGCACGCAGAGGAGATCCTCCAGTGGGAAGTCGGCACCGCTGTCCGGCGTGCCCCAGACCTGGAGGAGGCCCCGGGGACCGCCCCTCGAGGCCCGTGCTTTCCCCACGCTTGAGCACGTGACCTGCTAGGGAGCGCCCCTTCCGCCTTCGAGCTGGCGCCGGGGACCTTGGCTTGTCGGGTTCGCGGTCGCCTGCGCTGCTGGGCCGGATTCGCAGGTGCTGGGGCAGACCCGTGTGTGCTCAGACGCCCGGCAGGCGCAGAGTGGAGGCTCCGCGGTTTGTCCGTCAGGTGCGCCCACGGATCTGCTGGCACTCATCTCCGTGCCCCTTTTCAGTCGGGAATGAAAGCTCTAAGTGGGTTCTGTCCTCCCAGGAACCTTTGCTGTAACCGTAGTGCTGGAACTATCTCCCTTCACGCCTCACGTTTGTTGGACAGTATTACGAGTTGGAATGCTCACGAATTATTTTTGTTGTGTCTCTTTAAGCGGCACACGAAATGTTCTCCTAAGCACAGTGCTGGAAGTTTTTAAGTCTGTCCTTAAAAATTTCCACACAGGAGAGAGCGGCAGAGGTGTTGTGCGGGCAGGACCGCGATCTGGCTGTGGTGACGCGTGAGGTGCAGGAACCGAGAGCCGTGGGGTCGGGGGAAGGACGGTGGCCCGGCCGCCCACCCGCCAGCCCGAGTCGGCGCTGCAGCCCCCGACCGCCTGACCGGGCCGCCACCCCAGGGGCCGAGGGCCACGGCGGCCTGAGGCCTGCTGGGGCAGCCTGGGCCCGGTGGGTACAGGAGGGTCCGATGGGTGGGGAAGGCCCCGAAGTCACCTCTGGAACCTCTGGTGGAGAAGCAGTGAAGGCCTAAGGGAGACCCTGCCAGAGTGGTCGCTGGGCTTTTAGGTTGCCCGCGTCGGAGTAGGTCAGGTGCCTTTTGGGGGCGggtaggaagggaaagagggacgAGAACGTCGGCTGTGTCCCCAAGGCCAGCTTGTGCGTCTGTGTTAATTAAGGGGGCCGGCCGGGCCGGGCCGTCCTGCAGCTCCCACACCGGGGCAGTAAGCAGCGTCACCTGTCGCTCGGTGACCCCTGCCCGGCCCCCCGGGCCCCGCATGCTGTGCAGGGCCgggcctccctcctctccccttgcGTGGTCTAGTAATCTGTAGCAGCTTGCAGGGTTCATTCATCTCTTCTGTGAAGACAACAGGTTATTTCACGTTCTGTGATTTTCTGTAAGAGGCTGCGCACGCAGGATGTGCGCGCCAGGCAgatggcgggggagggagggcggtTTGCCGTCCCTGAGGCTCGGGCTGGGAGTCCCGGCCGCTGGGTGAAGCGGTACGTTCCACTCACCGGGGTCTGCTGGGCTCCCGGGGAGACGGGTGCCGGGAATGTTTGGCAGGAGGAGTGTCTACAAACGTGGGAGTCTTAGGCACTTGTGGACGGTTTCTGGTGATGTGATCGGGGACCGGGCGGGCACCCCGGAGAGGGGCACCGTGAGCCCCGCGGCCAGGTCCGCCAGCCGGGCAGTGCGCGCTTCTTGTGCCTTGGGGTGGTTTTTACTTTGGCCTTTTGTTCTCTGGTTTTAAAGGCCGGACTCCCGATGTGTGCTTTTTAAAGGAACGGCCGGTCAGTGGAGCAGAAATTAGCACGGAGCAGAGCGGCAGTGGGCAGGCACATACTCCTGAATCAAtcgtctgtttgtttttttaaacaccacCCTGTTCCAGAGAAGATTTGGAGGAAGTACTTATAAAGATGCACACAGGACAGCGACTGGGAGTGAGGAAGTTTCAGTGAAGCCAGGGCTGAGGTGGAGCCCAGGAAGTGTGCGTTGCAGTCCCGTGTGCTGTTGCCAGCGGCTGCACAGGGACAGCCCACCCTGGAGCGGCCACAGCAGGGGGGCAGGTGTAGTCAGCACATGACTTACATCGCCGCCCGCCGTAAGACGCAGAGGGGCCAGGAGGCGTAGTGCTCCCCGCTGTGAGGACCGCGAGATTTTCCCGGGGGTCTTCGTAGAGAGGATGCTGTGTGTAGGTGCCAGGAATCACAGATTCAGACGCTCCTAGCCTAAGAAACGAAAGTTGCCCGGGGGCTGGCCCTGTGACCAGTGTGTCCCAGCGCCTGGTACAGTGTGTGGCTCAGAGTAGGCTCTCGACAGTGTGTGTGGAATGACTGGCTCCCTCAGCGAAAGCCAGTGGCCTAACACCCAAGCACGATTCTAGAGAGTAATTCCACAAGGGGCCCAGATGCTCTTCGCTGGCTTGGCCGACCGCGGGATAGAGAGTGCAGTGCCTGGACGGACTTCCCTTCTCACCGAGAAGCAGACACGTTTCTTGCTGGAAAAGTAGACCGTTAAAGCTGCTCCATTGTGATAACTTGTTCTCCTTTGTCTTCACAGAGACTAATAGACAAGTCACGCGTAACCTGTGTCAAATGGGTTCCCGGTTCGGAAAGCCTTTTCCTAGTAGCCCACGCCAGTGGGAACATGTACTTGTATAATGTGGAGCACACTTGTGGTACCACAGCCCCCCACTACCAGCTTCTGAAGCAGGGCGAGAGCTTTGCCGTGCACACTTGCAAGAGCAAATCCACGAGGAACCCTCTCCTTAAGTGGACGGTGGGCGAGGGGGCCCTCAACGAGTTTGCTTTCTCCCCAGACGGCAAGTTCTTGGCGTGTGTGAGCCAGGACGGGTTCCTGCGGGTGTTCAACTTCGACTCGGTGGAGTTGCACGGCACGATGAAGAGCTACTTCGGGGGCCTGCTGTGTGTGTGCTGGAGCCCGGACGGCAAGTACATCGTGACGGGGGGCGAGGACGACCTGGTGACGGTCTGGTCTTTCGTAGACTGCCGAGTGATAGCTAGAGGCCACGGGCACAAATCCTGGGTCAGTGTTGTGGCGTTTGACCCCTATACCACTAGCGTGGAAGAGAGCGACCCCATGGAGTTTAGTGGCAGCGACGAGGACTTCCAGGACCTCCTCCATTTCGGCAGAGATCGAGCCAATAGCACGCAGTCCAGGCTGTCGAAACGGAACTCGGCCGAGAGCCGCCCCGTCAGCGTCACGTACCGGTTCGGCTCTGTGGGCCAGGACACGCAGCTCTGCCTCTGGGACCTCACGGAAGACATCCTTTTCCCCCACCAGCCGCTCTCGAGAGCAAGGACACACACAAATGTCATGAACGCCACGAGCCCTCCCGCCGGCAGCACTGGGAACAGCGTCACGACGCCCGGCAACTctgcgcccccgcccctgccccgctccAACAGCCTCCCGCATTCCACCGTCTCCAGCGCCGGCAGCAAGAGCAGCGTGGCCGATGGGGCCATCGCTTCCGGGGTCAGCAAATTCGCGACACTCTCCCTGCACGACCGGAAGGACAGGCACCACGAGAAGGACCACAAGCGAAACCATAGCATGGGACACATTTCCAGCAAGAGCAGCGACAAACTGAACCTGGTTACTAAAACCAAAACGGACCCCGCTAAAACCCTGGGGACGCCCCTGTGTCCTCGGATGGAAGACGTTCCCTTGTTAGAGCCGCTCATCTGTAAAAAGATAGCACACGAAAGACTGACTGTGTTAATTTTTCTTGAAGACTGTCTAGTCACTGCTTGTCAGGAGGGATTTATTTGCACATGGGGAAGGCCTGGTAAAGTGGTAAGTTTTAATCCTTAATGCTGCACCAGATCTAGAACTCGAATaggtagtgatttttttcttgcGGGAGGGTGGGGTGTACAATGAATGTGAATGGCACTTCGTACTCTTAATGTAAATCTAAATGCATCAGAGCCATAATTTTGGATACTGCATGCCATGTAATTCTGAATCATTTGATAATTCAACTtagaacgtttaaaaaaatataatcaaacTAATTGCCAGCCAAGTCAGTCACCCTCCTGGGAATATATAGAGTCCCAAGGTTAGCGTTCCTGTATTAGACGACTTCGATTTTAGGAAAATCATGACCGTGTGGGGAACAATGACTTTCaatgctaaaattaaaatttctgctttAACTGGAATATTTTTGCTTAACTACTCAATTAGAATGTTGTACACCTGATCGGAGTGTGTGTTCAGTATGGGCGGCCATTAATTGTCATTTATAGGCCAGTTTTTATCTTACTCATAAAATGTTTAGGAATCTATGAAATTTAACTTTAGGAACAAAGCATTCAGCAGGGTTGattgatattatttttacattgttcTGGCAATCCACAGAAAGAGAAGagccttaatttttaaaacccattttagtcattttatgacaattaaaattgtttattaataaacatcttttttcaaagaagcagttTGTAGCACTTTGATTGAGAATCTGTGCACTAAACAAAACCCCACACTCCTCCGAGCCTGGCTGTCCCGGGGACCGTGGGCCGAGGGCGCCAGCAGCGGTGGTCACAAGTGCCTGTTGCCACAGAAGCCGAGACCCTTCACGTTGGATGCgttttgcttatgttttttttttccaacaaggGAGAGGcggttttggtttcttttgtgttttgttttgttttgtttttttgttttctcgtgtgtgtgtgggttttgttgttgttgtttgacgATGTTTTTTGGTCAAAAAGGCACGACCGTGGCCCGGGACAGACTCCGCAGCCCCGTTTTGTGAAGATTCCAGGCACTTCCAGAGGGGGCGCtggtctgggttttgttttcccG
Protein-coding regions in this window:
- the WDR20 gene encoding WD repeat-containing protein 20 isoform X1, producing MATEGGGKEMNEIKTQFTTREGLYKLLPHSEYSRPNRVPFNSQGSNPVRVSFVNLNDQSGNGDRLCFNVGRELYFYIYKGVRKAADLSKPIDKRIYKGTQPTCHDFNHLTATAESVSLLVGFSAGQVQLIDPIKKETSKLFNEERLIDKSRVTCVKWVPGSESLFLVAHASGNMYLYNVEHTCGTTAPHYQLLKQGESFAVHTCKSKSTRNPLLKWTVGEGALNEFAFSPDGKFLACVSQDGFLRVFNFDSVELHGTMKSYFGGLLCVCWSPDGKYIVTGGEDDLVTVWSFVDCRVIARGHGHKSWVSVVAFDPYTTSVEESDPMEFSGSDEDFQDLLHFGRDRANSTQSRLSKRNSAESRPVSVTYRFGSVGQDTQLCLWDLTEDILFPHQPLSRARTHTNVMNATSPPAGSTGNSVTTPGNSAPPPLPRSNSLPHSTVSSAGSKSSVADGAIASGVSKFATLSLHDRKDRHHEKDHKRNHSMGHISSKSSDKLNLVTKTKTDPAKTLGTPLCPRMEDVPLLEPLICKKIAHERLTVLIFLEDCLVTACQEGFICTWGRPGKVGLLSSQNQASSPGGTVV
- the WDR20 gene encoding WD repeat-containing protein 20 isoform X5, with amino-acid sequence MSVTASSQSGQLIRERLIDKSRVTCVKWVPGSESLFLVAHASGNMYLYNVEHTCGTTAPHYQLLKQGESFAVHTCKSKSTRNPLLKWTVGEGALNEFAFSPDGKFLACVSQDGFLRVFNFDSVELHGTMKSYFGGLLCVCWSPDGKYIVTGGEDDLVTVWSFVDCRVIARGHGHKSWVSVVAFDPYTTSVEESDPMEFSGSDEDFQDLLHFGRDRANSTQSRLSKRNSAESRPVSVTYRFGSVGQDTQLCLWDLTEDILFPHQPLSRARTHTNVMNATSPPAGSTGNSVTTPGNSAPPPLPRSNSLPHSTVSSAGSKSSVADGAIASGVSKFATLSLHDRKDRHHEKDHKRNHSMGHISSKSSDKLNLVTKTKTDPAKTLGTPLCPRMEDVPLLEPLICKKIAHERLTVLIFLEDCLVTACQEGFICTWGRPGKVGLLSSQNQASSPGGTVV
- the WDR20 gene encoding WD repeat-containing protein 20 isoform X4 → MWAGSSTSISTRGSARQSHEVGRTEILISVLTEAADLSKPIDKRIYKGTQPTCHDFNHLTATAESVSLLVGFSAGQVQLIDPIKKETSKLFNEERLIDKSRVTCVKWVPGSESLFLVAHASGNMYLYNVEHTCGTTAPHYQLLKQGESFAVHTCKSKSTRNPLLKWTVGEGALNEFAFSPDGKFLACVSQDGFLRVFNFDSVELHGTMKSYFGGLLCVCWSPDGKYIVTGGEDDLVTVWSFVDCRVIARGHGHKSWVSVVAFDPYTTSVEESDPMEFSGSDEDFQDLLHFGRDRANSTQSRLSKRNSAESRPVSVTYRFGSVGQDTQLCLWDLTEDILFPHQPLSRARTHTNVMNATSPPAGSTGNSVTTPGNSAPPPLPRSNSLPHSTVSSAGSKSSVADGAIASGVSKFATLSLHDRKDRHHEKDHKRNHSMGHISSKSSDKLNLVTKTKTDPAKTLGTPLCPRMEDVPLLEPLICKKIAHERLTVLIFLEDCLVTACQEGFICTWGRPGKVVSFNP
- the WDR20 gene encoding WD repeat-containing protein 20 isoform X2; protein product: MYLYNVEHTCGTTAPHYQLLKQGESFAVHTCKSKSTRNPLLKWTVGEGALNEFAFSPDGKFLACVSQDGFLRVFNFDSVELHGTMKSYFGGLLCVCWSPDGKYIVTGGEDDLVTVWSFVDCRVIARGHGHKSWVSVVAFDPYTTSVEESDPMEFSGSDEDFQDLLHFGRDRANSTQSRLSKRNSAESRPVSVTYRFGSVGQDTQLCLWDLTEDILFPHQPLSRARTHTNVMNATSPPAGSTGNSVTTPGNSAPPPLPRSNSLPHSTVSSAGSKSSVADGAIASGVSKFATLSLHDRKDRHHEKDHKRNHSMGHISSKSSDKLNLVTKTKTDPAKTLGTPLCPRMEDVPLLEPLICKKIAHERLTVLIFLEDCLVTACQEGFICTWGRPGKVGLLSSQNQASSPGGTVV
- the WDR20 gene encoding WD repeat-containing protein 20 isoform X3, producing MATEGGGKEMNEIKTQFTTREGLYKLLPHSEYSRPNRVPFNSQGSNPVRVSFVNLNDQSGNGDRLCFNVGRELYFYIYKGVRKRLIDKSRVTCVKWVPGSESLFLVAHASGNMYLYNVEHTCGTTAPHYQLLKQGESFAVHTCKSKSTRNPLLKWTVGEGALNEFAFSPDGKFLACVSQDGFLRVFNFDSVELHGTMKSYFGGLLCVCWSPDGKYIVTGGEDDLVTVWSFVDCRVIARGHGHKSWVSVVAFDPYTTSVEESDPMEFSGSDEDFQDLLHFGRDRANSTQSRLSKRNSAESRPVSVTYRFGSVGQDTQLCLWDLTEDILFPHQPLSRARTHTNVMNATSPPAGSTGNSVTTPGNSAPPPLPRSNSLPHSTVSSAGSKSSVADGAIASGVSKFATLSLHDRKDRHHEKDHKRNHSMGHISSKSSDKLNLVTKTKTDPAKTLGTPLCPRMEDVPLLEPLICKKIAHERLTVLIFLEDCLVTACQEGFICTWGRPGKVGLLSSQNQASSPGGTVV
- the WDR20 gene encoding WD repeat-containing protein 20 isoform X6 — translated: MKSYFGGLLCVCWSPDGKYIVTGGEDDLVTVWSFVDCRVIARGHGHKSWVSVVAFDPYTTSVEESDPMEFSGSDEDFQDLLHFGRDRANSTQSRLSKRNSAESRPVSVTYRFGSVGQDTQLCLWDLTEDILFPHQPLSRARTHTNVMNATSPPAGSTGNSVTTPGNSAPPPLPRSNSLPHSTVSSAGSKSSVADGAIASGVSKFATLSLHDRKDRHHEKDHKRNHSMGHISSKSSDKLNLVTKTKTDPAKTLGTPLCPRMEDVPLLEPLICKKIAHERLTVLIFLEDCLVTACQEGFICTWGRPGKVGLLSSQNQASSPGGTVV